TCATTAGCATAAATGTCTTTTTTTCGCCATAAGAAGCAATCCAAGAATTTATAAGATTGATTTTTCCTCCAAAAAGATTAAAAAAGGGATAATTCAAACTTTTAAGGGGGTCTATTTATGATAAGTAAAAAAATGGCTAAAGCACTAAATGATCATTTAAATAAAGAGATCTATTCTGCATACCTATATCTTTCTATGCAGGCATATTCAGAAAATGCAGGGTTAAAAGGTTTCGCAAATTGGTTTAATGTTCAAGTACAGGAAGAGCTTTTTCATGCACAAAAAGTATATAAATATATTTTAGACCAAGGGGAAAGAGTAATACTTGAAGAAATAGAAAAACCCGAAAGCAACTTCAAATCTCCTGCTGACCTTTTCAATAAAACTTTGGAACATGAAAAAGCTGTCACCGCTCGAATCAATAAACTTGTA
This Candidatus Schekmanbacteria bacterium DNA region includes the following protein-coding sequences:
- a CDS encoding ferritin; this translates as MISKKMAKALNDHLNKEIYSAYLYLSMQAYSENAGLKGFANWFNVQVQEELFHAQKVYKYILDQGERVILEEIEKPESNFKSPADLFNKTLEHEKAVTARINKLVDLAKKENDHATEGMLQWFVSEQVEEETSVNDIIQQLKLIGKDGSGLFMLDRELGQRTFTAPAE